From the genome of Caldisericota bacterium:
AGGAGAGATTCATACTCCTTAGCTGTCTGGTCAATTACCGAGAGAAATGGTAACACGACGATTGCCTTTGAGTACGTTCCTGAAATCTTACCTAGCTTTTCCTTCAATTCTAAAAGCCATGTAGCCGAAAGTAAAGTTTTACCGCTGCCTGTTGGTGCTGTCAGACTAAAAATGCTAGGGCTTTTGATTTCATTAACTCTTTTTTTTAGATTTGCTCTTATAGATTTACGAATCTTATTAACCGGTGTATCTTTCGGTGTTCCTATTCTTTGTTCTACCCATTGAGGCATCCAGTGCCTTGTTTCCTTGTATAGATAACTTTGCGGTTCTTTCACAGCAAGAAAGGCTTTATCTGCCTCAAGTAGAAGAGAAAAAAGCAATTGTGTTTTAAGCCTAAATGTTGTGGCCTCCTCAATCGATAAGTTCTCAAACACCGGCAGAACAACATCGTCAAAATATCGCTGTGCTTTTGCCCATGGACGATCCGTAAGATCTAATCTGGAAATATCAATACCACAATGCTGACTTAATGCTTCACTCTGTAAAGTTGTTGTCTGTCGTTTCAAGATTCTGGGAAGCATTCCACTACCTATCTCTCGTAATTTTTCTACCATAGGCAAACTACCATGGTGTCCAAAAACAACAGCAGAGACTAATATCGTATCCAATGGATCCCATTTTTCATCTTTGGCAAGTAAAAGGGTAAGGAGTAGAGACATCGGAGTATGTGCCTTATCCATTGGATCACCAGCATAGGCAGCTGTATTTTCTATATATTTCTGAAACATCTTTGTTCCTTTACCAATATCATGCAGTGAAGCTACTTTCTGAGCGAGGAATTTAATTGCTGGCAATATTGTATTTTCTGAATGCCATTGACAAACGCTATCTATTGCCGATTTGACCTGAGTGATATGTTCACAAAGTTGTAAATCTGGATGAGATTTTAAATTTCTCATAAAAACATCAAGACCTTATCCTCAACTTTGTAAGCCTGGCTTGTCTTTACCGGAACCGCCCATGCATCACGTTCTACAAAGTAAGAGCAATGGGAAAAAACTCTATCAGGGGTAACAGAGCGTGGCATCTGGATTGAGTAGATTACCAATCCTTTTTCGAATATCTGTTCCATATCCAAAGCACCAGCATCTTGTGGAAAGACAGACTGAATACCGTAAACACCTTTTGGCAACGGCGAGCAACCATTCAAACCAAGATATTCAATATTTGCCATCATTTCAGAAAGTCCAAGAGATGGGGTAAAGTGCCATCTTCTCTGCTTTAACCTTTCTTTTAGTCGCATGTTATAGGGTTCGGGAATTGAAACCCAAACAGTGTAGTCCGGCTTAAATAACCACTCCTGAAGTATTAATGTTGCCTTTTCTGGTGCTGTTTTCTTATCTGCCCTTTGTGTTATTTTAATAACACGAGGCAATAGGGCAGGTGGATCTTTCCTCAATTTTGCCTTATGCCAGTGTGTTTTCGGCACCTTCCCGCGAATCGCAATGTTCGCTGGTTCAAGGACAACTTGTGGTTCATCCTTTGACAAGCCAAGAATAGCACCTAAAATACCTAATATTACGGTTCTCGGTGGAATAGGATAGCTCAGAGCACTTGCTGAGGCCTCTGCTCTTAG
Proteins encoded in this window:
- the cas5 gene encoding CRISPR-associated protein Cas5; its protein translation is MELIVFRLKGYFAHFLRAEASASALSYPIPPRTVILGILGAILGLSKDEPQVVLEPANIAIRGKVPKTHWHKAKLRKDPPALLPRVIKITQRADKKTAPEKATLILQEWLFKPDYTVWVSIPEPYNMRLKERLKQRRWHFTPSLGLSEMMANIEYLGLNGCSPLPKGVYGIQSVFPQDAGALDMEQIFEKGLVIYSIQMPRSVTPDRVFSHCSYFVERDAWAVPVKTSQAYKVEDKVLMFL